A window of the Dyadobacter pollutisoli genome harbors these coding sequences:
- a CDS encoding HAMP domain-containing sensor histidine kinase: protein MKIKTKLRLGTGILFAMITILAVLGVRQVNILSADSRSILKANYNSLEYGRLMLRALEKPAAGKPDFADFEKYLLHQQNNITENGEKEFTEQLTGHFKSLKTSPSDSVLVGQVRNDINDIMSLNLNAISRKSTYAEQTAGKSVVWIAITGTICFLIALTLFVNLPSNIANPIGELTESIRQIAKENYTERVHFGSKDEYGQLAQSFNTMAEKLEEYNSSNLAKLMTEKKRIETLINNMHDPVIGLDENKIIIFANEEAQKVTGLKASELIGGKAAEIALRNDLVRSLVKDTFETTKVHADQAPMKIYADGKESYFEKENINISITPTGEKESRSIGHVIVLRNITPYKELDFAKTNFIANVSHELKTPISAIKITLDLLKNERIGQTNEEQRHLLDGIREDADRLLKITGELLNITQVESGRIQLNIENASPREIIGYAIASNETMAENRDIKLQVLENGVHSSVQADAEKTAWVLTNLISNAIRYSYDHSVITLEIRENQEYIQISVRDNGQGISQEYQDKIFDRYFRVPGSTREGTGLGLAISREFMEAQQGTLTVESELGAGSTFTIGLKKSV, encoded by the coding sequence ATGAAAATAAAGACCAAACTGAGGTTGGGGACCGGGATTTTGTTCGCCATGATCACCATACTCGCCGTGTTGGGGGTACGGCAGGTGAACATACTTTCCGCCGACTCGCGCAGTATCTTGAAAGCTAATTACAACTCGCTGGAATATGGCCGGCTCATGCTGCGGGCGCTCGAAAAACCTGCGGCCGGAAAACCCGACTTTGCTGATTTTGAAAAATACCTACTTCATCAGCAAAATAATATCACGGAAAATGGCGAGAAGGAGTTTACCGAGCAATTGACGGGACACTTTAAATCGCTGAAAACCAGTCCCTCTGATTCAGTTTTGGTTGGCCAGGTAAGGAACGATATCAATGATATCATGAGCCTTAACCTGAATGCGATCAGTCGAAAAAGTACGTATGCTGAGCAAACCGCCGGGAAATCGGTCGTCTGGATTGCTATTACTGGTACCATTTGTTTTTTGATAGCGCTCACATTATTTGTGAATTTGCCAAGCAACATTGCCAATCCGATCGGTGAACTCACAGAAAGTATCCGGCAAATCGCTAAAGAAAACTACACCGAAAGGGTGCATTTTGGCAGTAAGGACGAATACGGTCAGCTGGCGCAGTCGTTCAATACGATGGCGGAGAAGCTGGAAGAGTACAACAGCAGCAATCTAGCCAAATTAATGACTGAGAAAAAGCGGATCGAGACACTGATCAATAACATGCATGATCCGGTGATCGGGCTGGACGAAAATAAAATCATCATCTTTGCCAATGAGGAAGCCCAGAAAGTTACAGGCTTGAAAGCCAGCGAGCTGATAGGAGGCAAAGCCGCAGAAATAGCGCTGAGAAACGACCTGGTGCGATCATTGGTTAAGGATACCTTTGAAACCACAAAAGTCCATGCGGATCAGGCGCCTATGAAAATTTATGCTGACGGAAAGGAAAGTTACTTTGAAAAAGAAAACATTAACATTTCGATTACGCCTACCGGGGAAAAGGAAAGCCGGTCGATCGGACATGTAATCGTGCTGAGGAATATCACCCCTTACAAAGAGCTGGATTTTGCGAAAACGAATTTTATAGCCAATGTTTCCCATGAGCTGAAAACGCCGATCTCCGCCATAAAAATCACGCTTGATCTGCTTAAAAATGAGCGTATTGGCCAAACCAATGAGGAGCAGCGGCACCTGCTGGACGGTATCCGCGAAGACGCGGACCGGCTGCTCAAAATTACCGGCGAGCTGCTCAACATTACACAGGTTGAAAGCGGAAGGATCCAGCTGAATATCGAAAATGCTTCGCCTCGGGAAATCATTGGCTATGCCATCGCTTCCAATGAAACAATGGCTGAAAACCGTGATATCAAGTTACAGGTGCTGGAAAATGGCGTGCATTCAAGTGTGCAGGCGGACGCGGAAAAAACAGCATGGGTACTCACTAATCTGATTTCCAATGCGATTCGGTACTCTTACGACCATTCGGTGATCACGCTGGAAATCAGGGAAAATCAGGAGTACATTCAAATTTCGGTCAGGGACAATGGTCAGGGGATTTCACAGGAGTATCAGGACAAAATATTTGACCGGTACTTTCGGGTACCGGGCTCTACCCGCGAAGGAACTGGCCTTGGCCTGGCCATCAGCCGGGAATTTATGGAGGCGCAGCAAGGCACGCTCACCGTGGAAAGCGAGCTGGGAGCAGGTAGTACCTTCACAATCGGGCTGAAAAAGAGCGTCTGA
- a CDS encoding CocE/NonD family hydrolase — MKQCPKSPSFGIMFLLAMLLYSGTTALAQTKINEDSVYIREHYNKIERMIPVRDGVKLFTSIYIPKDISASKTYPILLNRTPYSVAPYGETLFKNSIGPSMHFAREGYIIAYQDVRGKYMSEGDFEAYRPFITQKKAKTDIDESSDTYDTIEWLIKNMEGNNGKVGSWGISAPGYYATMTAVEAHPALKVASPQAPVADWFMGDDRHHNGAFFLMGTFAFLSSYGAPRPVPTSKGTPQFSAYGTPDSYEFYKNLGPLKNVNEKIFKNQNRIWNQMMENESYNDFWKARTPLPHLKNIKPAVMVVGGWFDQEDLYGPLKTYQAIENNKPKSPNLLVMGPWIHGGWSRGTGQSLGNIRFGSKTSAFYQKDIELPYFNHYLKGNTDPALPKAYIFETGANEWRKYDQWPPKNAVEKKLYFHPDGTLSFSPTMTTMQVGASPSFDEYTSDPARPVPYTSEIRIIRGSDYMYEDQRFASTRPDVLVYQTEVLTEDVTISGNVFADLFVSTTGTDADFVVKLIDVYPGDAPNNSPVNPNMKMGGFQLLVRGEVMRAKFRKSFSKPEPLVPGKIENVRFDMQDAAHRFKKGHKIMVQVQSSWFPLVDRNPQKFVNIYKASEQDFQTAKHRIFNSGNASSYVGVRVLE; from the coding sequence GTGAAACAATGTCCTAAATCTCCGTCATTCGGTATTATGTTCCTGCTGGCAATGCTCCTGTACTCTGGTACCACTGCTTTGGCGCAAACTAAAATCAATGAGGACTCGGTTTACATCCGGGAACATTACAACAAGATAGAACGAATGATACCTGTACGTGATGGTGTCAAGCTTTTCACTTCTATTTACATTCCCAAGGACATTTCGGCTTCCAAAACCTACCCTATTCTCCTCAATCGCACGCCATACAGTGTAGCCCCATATGGAGAGACGCTTTTTAAAAACAGTATCGGTCCCAGCATGCATTTTGCGCGAGAGGGTTATATCATTGCGTATCAGGATGTAAGGGGGAAATATATGTCTGAGGGTGATTTTGAAGCATACCGACCTTTTATAACTCAAAAAAAGGCCAAAACCGATATCGACGAAAGCTCTGACACCTACGATACCATTGAATGGCTGATCAAAAATATGGAAGGAAATAATGGCAAAGTAGGCAGCTGGGGCATCTCTGCGCCAGGCTACTACGCTACTATGACCGCTGTGGAAGCTCACCCGGCATTGAAAGTGGCATCTCCACAAGCGCCTGTTGCCGACTGGTTTATGGGTGACGACCGCCATCATAACGGTGCTTTTTTCCTGATGGGCACATTTGCATTTCTCTCTTCCTACGGCGCGCCAAGACCCGTCCCCACATCAAAAGGTACGCCACAATTTTCAGCTTACGGAACACCGGATTCGTATGAGTTTTATAAAAATCTCGGCCCGCTGAAAAATGTCAATGAAAAGATTTTCAAGAATCAGAACCGCATCTGGAACCAGATGATGGAGAATGAGAGCTACAATGATTTCTGGAAGGCGCGCACGCCCCTGCCCCATTTAAAGAATATTAAACCTGCCGTGATGGTGGTGGGAGGATGGTTTGATCAGGAAGATCTTTACGGCCCGCTGAAAACGTATCAGGCCATCGAAAATAATAAACCTAAGTCGCCCAATTTGCTTGTAATGGGTCCCTGGATTCATGGAGGCTGGTCGCGCGGGACTGGTCAATCATTGGGAAATATCCGCTTCGGATCCAAAACGAGTGCTTTTTACCAAAAAGACATCGAACTTCCCTATTTCAATCATTATCTGAAGGGCAACACAGATCCAGCTTTACCCAAGGCTTATATCTTCGAAACAGGGGCTAATGAATGGAGAAAATATGATCAGTGGCCCCCAAAAAACGCCGTGGAAAAGAAGCTGTACTTCCACCCGGACGGCACGCTTTCTTTCTCTCCGACGATGACCACTATGCAGGTCGGTGCTAGTCCATCTTTTGATGAGTATACCAGCGATCCAGCCAGGCCAGTGCCGTATACATCCGAAATACGGATCATTCGGGGAAGCGATTACATGTATGAAGACCAGCGTTTTGCTTCCACCCGGCCCGACGTGCTCGTGTACCAAACAGAAGTATTGACTGAGGACGTTACCATTTCAGGAAATGTTTTCGCCGATCTCTTCGTATCCACCACCGGCACTGATGCTGATTTCGTAGTGAAACTCATAGACGTTTACCCAGGCGACGCTCCTAATAACAGTCCTGTTAATCCAAATATGAAAATGGGTGGTTTTCAGCTGCTCGTACGCGGCGAGGTAATGCGCGCCAAATTCAGAAAAAGCTTCTCGAAACCAGAACCTTTGGTGCCAGGAAAAATTGAGAATGTACGTTTTGATATGCAGGACGCAGCACACAGGTTCAAAAAGGGCCACAAAATCATGGTGCAGGTGCAGAGCTCATGGTTCCCGCTGGTGGACCGTAACCCTCAGAAATTCGTGAACATTTACAAAGCTTCTGAACAGGATTTTCAGACAGCGAAACACCGGATCTTTAATTCAGGAAATGCTTCTTCTTACGTCGGAGTAAGGGTTTTGGAATAA
- a CDS encoding response regulator transcription factor has product MTAGFFSKHRPTILYGISLALLLFLLKWLELRFLIINHIVEIYAGAIALIFTGLGIWLAMKLIKPKVETVIVEKEVPVFSDGSFTFNSNEAQTLGLSKRELEVLQLIAEGMSNQQIADQLFVSLNTIKTHSSRLFDKMEVKSRTQAVEKARRLSLIP; this is encoded by the coding sequence ATGACAGCAGGCTTTTTCAGCAAACACAGGCCGACGATTCTATACGGCATCTCATTGGCCCTGTTACTGTTCCTTTTAAAGTGGCTGGAACTGCGTTTTCTGATCATTAACCATATTGTCGAAATATATGCCGGTGCCATTGCGCTGATTTTCACTGGCCTGGGGATCTGGCTGGCGATGAAGCTGATCAAGCCCAAAGTCGAGACGGTCATTGTGGAGAAGGAAGTGCCTGTGTTTTCGGATGGCAGTTTTACATTTAATTCGAATGAGGCACAAACGCTTGGGCTTAGCAAGCGTGAGCTGGAAGTGCTGCAACTGATCGCGGAGGGAATGAGCAATCAACAAATTGCGGACCAGCTTTTTGTGTCTTTGAACACCATTAAAACACATTCTTCTAGACTGTTTGACAAAATGGAGGTGAAAAGCCGCACACAAGCAGTTGAAAAAGCCAGGCGGCTAAGTCTGATACCCTAG
- a CDS encoding DUF4199 domain-containing protein: protein MKRIVIICGLISGVIVSTFMVSSIAVCYNKESFEGNMLLGYASMLLAFSLVFVGIKNYRDKHNGGFVTFGKAFMIGLYISLIASTVYVIVWLVDYYLFIPDFMEKFAASSINKLQEDGVSGAELESKIAEMGTYKEFYKSPLGVVLITYMEILPVGLVVSLISALILKRSGGLAKS from the coding sequence ATGAAAAGGATCGTTATAATTTGTGGATTAATCTCCGGCGTTATCGTGTCGACATTTATGGTCTCATCCATTGCTGTCTGCTATAATAAGGAAAGCTTCGAGGGGAACATGCTGCTGGGATATGCTTCCATGCTCCTGGCTTTTTCTCTGGTTTTTGTGGGTATTAAAAACTACCGCGACAAACACAATGGCGGTTTTGTAACATTCGGGAAAGCCTTCATGATTGGTCTTTACATCAGCTTAATCGCCTCGACTGTTTATGTGATTGTCTGGCTTGTTGACTACTATTTATTCATTCCGGACTTTATGGAAAAATTTGCCGCCAGCTCCATCAACAAGTTGCAGGAGGATGGGGTTTCCGGGGCTGAGCTGGAAAGTAAGATTGCGGAAATGGGTACTTACAAGGAATTTTACAAAAGTCCGCTGGGAGTAGTGCTGATTACCTACATGGAAATCCTACCGGTCGGATTGGTTGTTTCTTTGATTTCGGCGCTTATTTTGAAGAGGAGTGGCGGACTTGCCAAGTCTTGA
- a CDS encoding T9SS type A sorting domain-containing protein has product MKRFYYLILVLIWPAICLAQPGSLDQTFGQGGKVVTGVTVPHNLINKILIQEDGKTVAIGYSTQVQYAGQFCLIRYNSDGSLDNSFGVNGVVETQFGTNEDVASSGVIQPDGKIIASGYTWNGSNHDFAMVRYEKDGSIDLTFGVAGVVKTDFYGENEQANSIALQPDGKVIIAGYSQDLANFDINIALARYSSDGVLDSEFGDNGKVIIGLGQTGVLGEADAWQLARGIALQQDGEILLTGFTELLNDANQAPEDVLMLLRIKNTGRLDDGFGVNGVVTTKIGFKDVGSSVDIQADGKIIVLGTTRPVFGGYDDMLLVRYKSTGELDNSFGNNGIVKTVFSNTDDVGGSLALQSDQKIVAVGFTAVNNGSTLDFAMARYNTDGTLDNSFDGDGKVTTDFNGNWDVGTCLAIQNNGKIVIGGYTFVNNDHKFAIAKYNNDAALPVTLATFDAIKQENHVLLRWKTTSEENSDRIEVHRSVDGKKWDTIGSIKTSIDSQREKEYELLDQKPNAGKNLYRLRMTDLDESFSYSRIRSVLMDQGEFVKVYPNPASGTLKIHLVNKGNVANSELLNHLGRQVYHSREFAEEINLEGISSGMYSLVLTFSNGSKYSSKVVVEK; this is encoded by the coding sequence ATGAAACGATTTTATTACCTCATTTTAGTTTTGATATGGCCAGCGATTTGTTTGGCTCAACCAGGATCATTGGACCAAACTTTTGGACAGGGAGGGAAGGTGGTAACGGGGGTGACTGTTCCCCATAATTTGATTAACAAAATACTAATTCAAGAAGATGGTAAGACCGTAGCTATCGGATATTCCACACAGGTTCAATATGCGGGTCAATTTTGCCTAATCAGGTATAACTCAGACGGTAGTTTAGATAATTCGTTTGGAGTAAATGGAGTGGTAGAAACGCAATTCGGGACCAACGAAGACGTAGCGTCCTCAGGAGTAATTCAGCCAGATGGAAAGATAATCGCTTCAGGGTACACTTGGAATGGCTCAAATCATGACTTTGCAATGGTGAGATACGAAAAGGATGGCAGTATTGATCTGACCTTTGGTGTAGCTGGTGTTGTTAAGACAGATTTTTATGGCGAAAATGAGCAGGCGAACTCCATAGCTTTACAACCTGACGGTAAGGTAATAATCGCAGGGTATTCCCAAGATTTAGCAAATTTCGACATAAATATAGCCCTCGCGAGGTATAGCAGTGATGGTGTGTTGGACAGCGAGTTTGGAGACAACGGCAAAGTTATTATTGGTTTAGGCCAAACCGGAGTTTTGGGAGAAGCGGATGCCTGGCAGCTTGCGAGGGGAATTGCCTTACAGCAGGATGGGGAAATTTTACTCACCGGATTTACGGAATTATTGAATGATGCGAATCAAGCTCCGGAGGATGTTTTGATGTTGTTGAGAATAAAGAATACTGGGAGGCTAGATGATGGATTTGGGGTTAATGGTGTTGTGACTACCAAGATCGGATTTAAGGATGTTGGATCTTCGGTTGACATTCAGGCAGACGGTAAAATCATTGTTCTGGGTACAACTAGACCTGTATTTGGAGGTTACGATGATATGCTGCTTGTAAGGTACAAGAGTACAGGAGAGCTAGACAACTCTTTTGGGAATAACGGAATTGTCAAGACTGTATTTAGCAACACGGATGACGTAGGAGGGAGTTTGGCTTTGCAATCTGACCAGAAAATCGTTGCAGTAGGATTTACAGCGGTTAATAATGGATCAACCCTCGATTTCGCTATGGCGAGATACAATACTGATGGAACGTTAGACAATAGCTTTGATGGTGACGGGAAAGTTACTACGGATTTTAACGGAAATTGGGACGTGGGTACATGTTTAGCTATTCAGAATAACGGCAAGATTGTAATTGGGGGGTATACTTTCGTAAATAATGACCACAAGTTTGCGATAGCCAAATACAACAATGACGCGGCACTACCTGTAACATTAGCCACATTTGACGCAATCAAACAAGAAAATCATGTCTTGTTAAGGTGGAAAACGACCTCCGAGGAGAATAGTGACCGCATTGAAGTTCATCGAAGTGTTGACGGCAAGAAGTGGGATACGATCGGATCAATTAAAACATCAATAGATTCTCAAAGAGAGAAGGAATATGAACTATTAGATCAAAAGCCAAATGCTGGTAAAAATCTTTATCGCCTCAGAATGACCGATTTGGATGAATCATTTTCATACAGTAGAATCAGGTCTGTCTTGATGGATCAAGGTGAATTTGTAAAGGTTTATCCAAATCCGGCATCCGGAACGCTTAAAATTCATCTTGTAAATAAAGGGAATGTTGCAAATTCGGAATTGCTGAATCATCTTGGCAGACAAGTGTATCATTCCAGAGAATTTGCGGAGGAAATCAATTTGGAGGGTATTTCAAGTGGTATGTATTCACTGGTCCTAACTTTCAGCAACGGATCTAAGTATTCAAGCAAAGTTGTGGTAGAGAAGTAG